One Cololabis saira isolate AMF1-May2022 chromosome 12, fColSai1.1, whole genome shotgun sequence DNA window includes the following coding sequences:
- the ankrd52a gene encoding serine/threonine-protein phosphatase 6 regulatory ankyrin repeat subunit C isoform X4 gives MGVLNITDQPPLVQAIFNRNAEEVKLLLHKTEDVNALDQERRTPLHAAACVGDVHIIDLLIESGANVNAKDHLWLTPLHRAAASRNERAVSLLLRRGAEASARDKFWQTPLHVASANRATRCAEALLSQLSNLNMADRTGRTALHHAAQSGFQEMVKLLLNKGANLSAIDKKERQPIHCAAYLGTGSRGHDRHLEVVKLLVSRSADKSCKDKLGYTPLHAAAASGHLEIVKYLLRMGTEIDEPNGFGNTALHVACYMGQEAVATELVNHGANVNQPNKCGYTPLHLAAVSTNGALCLELLVNNGADVNQQSKEGKSPLHMAAIHGRFTRSQILIQNGGDIDCVDKYGNTPLHVAAKYGHELLISTLMTNGADTARRGIHGMFPLHLAVLYGFSDCCRKLLSSGQLYSIVSSMSKEHVLSAGFDINTPDNFGRTCLHAAASGGNVECLNLLLSSGADLNKRDIMGRTPLHYAAANGRYQCTVTLVSAGAEVNESDQTGCTPLHYSAASQAFSRVDRHFSGNHQNEEDEAKDSYFCLEHLLDNGADPSMVNSKGYSAVHYAAYHGNKQNLELLLEMSFNALGDIESSIPVSPLHLAADNGHWQALRLLTETAAYVDMQDAAGRSVLYLAAQKGYARCVEVLLAQGASCLLNDNCLIWTPIHVAAANGHSDCLRMMIDYGEEGDLINGADKFGQTPLMLAVLGGHTDCVHFLLEKGAFPDAKDKRGSTALHRGAVLGHDDCVTALLEHKASPLCRDIQGRTPLHYAASRGHTEILASLTQAAMATDPQDKLLDNKQYTPLHWAAYKGHEDCLEVLLEFKTFIHEEGNPFTPLHCALMSGHSGAAEKLLESARVHVINTRDAKGRTPLHAAAFAEDVAGLQLVLRHGAEINAVDKSGRSALMVAADKGHSGTVAILLHRAKADLTLLDENRNTALHLACSKAHEMCALLILGEIHSPTLINATNSALQM, from the exons ATGGGAGTCCTCAACATCACAGACCAG CCTCCTCTGGTCCAGGCCATCTTCAATCGTAATGCTGAAGAAGTTAAACTGTTATTGCACAAAACGGAGGATGTCAATGCACTG GACCAAGAGCGACGTACGCCACTTCATGCTGCTGCTTGTGTGGGTGATGTCCATATAATAGACCTCCTCATTGAATCAG GTGCCAACGTAAATGCTAAAGATCACCTATGGTTGACCCCATTGCACAGGGCCGCTGCATCAAGGAATGAA AGGGCAGTGAGCCTGCTCCTGAGACGGGGAGCTGAAGCAAGTGCACGAGACAAGTTCTGGCAGACGCCGTTGCATGTGGCGTCTGCCAACCGCGCCACACGCTGCGCAGAGGCCCTGCTGTCCCAGCTGAGCAACCTGAACATGGCAGATCGCACTGGTCGGACTGCCTTGCACCATGCAGCTCAAAGTGGATTCCAGGAG atggtgaagctgctgctgaacaaAGGGGCCAACCTGAGTGCCATTGACAAGAAGGAAAGACAGCCTATCCATTGTGCTGCTTATTTGG gaACTGGTTCCCGTGGTCATGATA GACATCTTGAGGTTGTAAAGTTGCTGGTGTCCCGCAGTGCTGACAAGAGCTGCAAGGATAAGCTGGGTTACACACCTctccatgctgctgctgcaagcGGTCACCTTGAAATTGTAAAGTACCTACTGAGGATGGGGACAGAG ATTGATGAGCCTAATGGTTTTGGAAACACTGCGCTCCATGTGGCGTGCTACATGGGACAGGAGGCTGTGGCCACGGAGCTGGTGAACCACGGAGCTAATGTTAACCAGCCAAACAAGTGCGGCTACACCCCTCTGCACCTGGCGGCCGTCTCCACCAACGGTGCCCTGTGTCTGGAGTTGCTGGTCAACAATGGGGCAGATGTCAACCAGCAG AGCAAAGAAGGGAAGAGCCCCCTGCATATGGCTGCCATTCACGGGCGCTTTACACGCTCTCAGATCCTCATCCAAAACG GTGGGGATATTGATTGTGTGGATAAGTATGGCAATACTCCTCTCCACGTTGCTGCTAAGTATGGCCATGAACTGCTGATCAGCACTTTGATGACCAACGGAGCAGACACGGCCAG ACGTGGGATCCATGGAATGTTCCCCTTGCACTTAGCTGTGCTGTACGGGTTTTCAGACTGTTGTCGCAAGTTACTCTCCTCAG GTCAGCTGTATAGTATAGTTTCATCCATGAGCAAAGAGCACGTACTATCGGCTGGGTTTGACATAAACACCCCTGACAACTTTGGGAGGACCTGTCTACACGCTGCTGCCTCTGGAGG AAATGTTGAATGTCTGAACTTGCTCTTAAGTAGTGGTGCTGACTTGAATAAGAGGGACATAATGGGAAG GACCCCGTTGCACTATGCGGCTGCTAATGGGAGGTACCAGTGCACTGTGACCCTGGTTAGCGCTGGCGCTGAGGTCAATGAGTCTGACCAGACAGGCTGCACTCCCCTGCACTACTCTGCTGCCTCACAAGCCTTCAGCAG AGTTGATCGCCATTTTTCTGGAAACCATCAGAATGAAGAAGATGAGGCAAAAGACTCATACTT CTGCTTGGAGCATCTGTTGGATAATGGTGCTGATCCATCAATGGTCAACTCTAAAGGCTACAGTGCTGTTCACTATGCAGcttaccatggcaacaagcaGAACCTGGAGCTG CTGCTGGAGATGTCCTTTAATGCGTTAGGAGACATTGAGAGTAGTATTCCAGTCAGTCCCCTGCATCTTGCT GCTGATAACGGCCACTGGCAGGCTCTGCGACTGCTCACGGAGACTGCAGCCTACGTGGACATGCAGGATGCCGCGGGTCGTTCTGTGCTGTACCTGGCAGCCCAGAAAGGCTACGCCCGCTGTGTGGAGGTGCTTCTGGCTCAGGGGGCCTCCTGTCTCCTCAACGACAACTGTCTCATCTGGACTCCCATTCATGTTGCAG CTGCCAATGGTCACTCTGACTGCCTGCGCATGATGATTGATTATGGAGAAGAGGGGGATCTCATCAATGGAGCAGACAAATTTGGCCA AACCCCTTTAATGCTCGCTGTCCTCGGAGGTCACACCGACTGTGTGCACTTCCTGCTGGAGAAGGGAGCCTTTCCAGATGCGAAGGACAAGAGAGGCAGCACTGCTTTGCACAGAGGg GCGGTATTGGGCCATGACGACTGTGTGACAGCCTTGCTGGAACACAAAGCTTCTCCGTTATGTCGGGACATCCAGGGTAGGACACCGCTGCACTATGCTGCCTCCAGAGGCCACACAGAAATACTGGCCAGTCTGACGCAGGCCGCCATGGCAACAGACCCACAAGATAAATTGCTGGACAACAAACAATACACCCCATTACACTGGGCTGCTTATAAAG ggcATGAAGACTGTTTGGAGGTTTTACTTgaatttaaaacatttatccATGAAGAGGGAAATCCTTTCACCCCCCTGCACTGTGCTCT GATGAGCGGCCACAGTGGTGCTGCAGAGAAGCTGCTGGAATCTGCCAGGGTCCACGTGATTAACACCAGAGACGCCAAAGGAAG GACCCCACTGCATGCTGCTGCCTTCGCTGAAGATGTTGCAGGACTTCAGCTGGTGCTTCGCCATGGGGCAGAGATCAACGCAGTGGACAAAAGTGGACGCTCTGCCCTGATGGTGGCTGCTGACAAAGGACACAGCGGCACTGTGG CTATCCTCCTGCACCGGGCCAAAGCCGACCTAACGCTGCTTGATGAGAACAGAAACACTGCCCTGCACTTGGCCTGCAGCAAG GCCCATGAGATGTGCGCTTTGCTGATTCTGGGCGAGATCCACAGTCCCACTCTTATAAATGCCACCAACAGTGCTCTGCAGATGTGA